CcaagggttggtggtggtggtggcaaaaaTGTAAATGAGGAACGCCCGGTATCACTAGGACAGGCTTCCGGTATGAAGCCGTCAGTTGCAGTCAGGTGCACTGCCACGGCACGGGAACGGCGGTGAATGCGGAAGTGTATAGACTCCATAATGAAGATGAAAGTATGTTTCCACGTCTAGCCCATGTTAGAACGGCAGTTCCGTAGTCCAGTCCGTAGCCGACGCCGGTGCATTGGCCGATCATTTCCAATGTAGATGTGGCAAAACATTACTTTCAATGTCGTAAGCTACTTGTCGTGATTGAAAGCTGGCGCAGAACATTCCGTTACATCCGCTCCGGGAAACCATACTGCTGCTCAATACTCTGTAAACCTTGCTAGCTGCTAGAACATGGCCCATCTTGAGTACACACCAATGGGCCACGCGTGGGCTATCGTAGGTTTCGCTTAGCTAAGTTTGTTTGAAAACTGAATCTCACTCTTCGGCCGTGCCCGTGAGGCGAGGCCTTACCTAAATCTCGTTACGGCCTAAAGCTCATTTGTGCGACtaatattttccgtttttagcTCGAATGAAGACCCCCTCCACGTGGGGGCTCCAACGGTGGCCCTAGCGCGATTCATTGCACAACCTAGAAACTCATTTCCGTCTTTCTCAAATTAGGTTTACTTTTCATTGCGAAACTTTTCCGTCGCTCCTGTCGgtcgctcggctcggctcagCTCGGCTAATTAATTGCCTCTCCCTTCGATGGGTTTGAAGTCTCTGTTCCGGGCTCTGGCAACCAGGACGCGGTTGCCGCGGAATCTGTTGAATCTCTGCGCGTTCACAGACAGGCTGACGCTTACTTCCAACACTTCCGGATGCTCCGGTACACCGGACACCAAGAAACATAAGCTTAGCTAAGACGGtcttgctggcggtggacggTGCCTGGGTACAATGATTGTCTCCGTTGTGCGTTGTAGCGTACTTGCTTTTCAGATTCGCAACGGGAACCGACCTCGTCTATCTGTGTGTATCGCGAGGAATGGACTTTCGGGGGATTTTACTTGCActacggcggtggtggttgctttgTCGCGGAAGACTTGCGGAAATGCTTACTTCATCTTTCGACGATATCTTGCTAGCTGATTTGGTTTCGGGCCCCGAGACCACTAGGGGGCCCTCGTCCCGGGACGAGCACTTCGAGTTAATTAATTCCGTTTTAGTTCATTAAATTTTCTCGACCAACGTAAGCGTCCTGTTCCCCGACCAATTGCTAGTAAATGTCAAAAAGTTCGTCAGTTAGCGttcgggatgatgatggtggtgatgatgatgatggccggtcGCAGTTCGGACCggctgttggttttgttgttggtctAGACGAACTTCCGCTGGGTTGTTTGGGAATGGCGTGAATGGCCTTAACGCAACGGTAAGGGAAGGTAGGGAGCGCGGTTTCGTTTATTTGAGCAAATGAATCGTGTTGGTCGAAGGTCCCTGGAAACGGAGTtgagtcgttgtcgtcgagtGTCTTCATTAGCGCAGCGAACCGGAATGTCATCGTTTTGCTCGAGAGTATTTCAGGGGTTTTTTTACAGTCCGACCGAAGCTTCGCTCCAGAAGCGTGGAACACTCACACCATCTCACCAATCCATCGTCGCATATGCCCGAAGGTACGCGGACTCTCGGTTGTGGAGTGTGGTGTTAACGATTACTCACCAGAAGAGTTAATAATGTTAGAGAACACTCAGCTCACCACAGTCTACCTTTGCGTAGTGGCTAAGGAGTGGCTAAGGAGTGGCTGTCATCTTctttaaaaacaatcaaaagcTCGCTCAATGACGCTCAgacgaccggtcggtcggtcggttgagaCGTGCTCCAGGAGCCGGCACACCGTGAAGTGTGGTGTGAATCTGAGCTGCCTTACAATCAGgcggagacacacacacacacacacacacacacacacacacacatttacgTCTCGAGCGGTTGGTGATGGCCTGAGAAAGCGATTCCTTTGTTCACATGACAATAACACGATTAGGTGTCCCTTTCAATGCCAAAACAAACCCCGAGACATCCTTGGGGATTGCTCGAGACTGATGGCTGGGGCGGAACGGGTACCATGGCAACGCAAGCGACTAGAAAGCGACttccaccagcggcagcggaagTGGAAGATTATCAAGTCCGACATAATTAAAATATCTTTCCATGTCCTTCGATAGGTCGTACaagaggggaaaagggaagaggagggaggggggtgtcgAATGAGTGCGGTGGGATGCTGTGAGCTGAAGAGGATCTCAAGCGCTGGTTGTTCGGATGGTTTGcaggaaaataattaaattgtcATGTATGTACTCGGAGGCAATCTAATTGATacttcgtgtgcgtgtgacgtTTGCTGATTGCACCACGACACCGTACACGACAGCATCATTTGAGCCCGGATAATCCTATTAATAGGTATTCATAGCGATATACTTTGGATTGCTTGCTAGAGCTTGAGCACAAGATTAGATAAGAAGGCACGTGAATGCTAAGAAGGTTTGCAGCTTTGTTATCGGTACTTGTTAAACCTGGGTGACGACAGGAGGGCCATCTGCCATTACATTAGCTGTCTGAAACGAACCATTCCTTCAGTTAAAGCTGTCAAATTCTACCGAATTTCGTGTCCGTTGTGCATCTGTTTCGTCGAAAAAAGGGATCGGTATCTCGCATGAACAATAGAGACTCCCTTCTCCGAAATTAATGATAATTTGAAATGGGCTTTTACCCTCCAGAAGATCCCTCCCGAAGGGACACAATGAATATGTGCCACGCAGACTGATGCGTCCTCAAATATTTTAGAGCTACCGGTTCTTGTCATCGCGcggctttttgttgtttaggtcgataaaaaaaatcctagaAGTAGGCAACAAAGACAGGGGTTCTTGCTCTTTCCGACGGTTTCTGCTTTAACCAAACCTGCGTCTCCTCTTCACAAAAGCCATGAAAATGTAGCCGATTGTGACATTTTCCCACGGCGACGATGTTCAGTTGAAGTTCTGGGCGCGAAATTTTCCTTTACAAACGTGTTTGGGGTGAAAGTTGTAGAGCCGAAAAGATTAATGACcatatgcgcgtgtgtgtgtgtgcctgtgtgttgcTTGTCATTGTCTAAGGGCGATTATAATACGGCCGTTGATgaatgattgaaaattatgatttaaaGTTCTAAGGAACCGTTACCAGCACcaacccacacgcacacggtcgTCAAGTTGAGTGATTTTCGAATTGTTTTCTGTCGAGATTGTCCCATCTCATTATTCATTTGTCCCagcttttgtttcattttatagCGGTTAAACAAAGGGATGCGCGTCTTTGTACTAAAAGCGGTCGACTTTATCATCCCTTCCAAATGCCCTTCTGGAGTGACAGAATATATGGTGTTGCAATGGCATATTTGGCATAATGCAATGACTGCATTACTTCTGGAATGGAACCTTTAGCACCAGTCGCTTCTGAAATCAATTAAAGTAGCCTTCGCATTTTCATCACGTCAAACAACACCCAAGATAAATTTATGCTGATTGTGCTGGCGCTTGATTTGACTTTCGGACACTCCCCGGTGGAAAGTCAAAATccgcgctcgcgatcgataGTCAACCTGTTTAAAACCGCCCACCTAGGGTGTGTGCCTTGTGCAAACCTTGCGCatcgcacatttgctgccgaATAATCAACAAAGAGCAGCGCGAGTGCCGATAGGGATGCTGTGTGCAGAGAGTGTTCCATGTTTCATAATCCCACGCCAACCGGCCAGCTCACGGTGGCGCatgtttgcgttgcgtcgcgATTGCTGCTCGCTGCAGGTAATGAAATAATTAACTTTACCGAGGACCAGACACAgaagctcacacacacacactgctcgCGCTTTggttcaatattttatttgcttcccTCTTCGGCCACCGATCATCCGCCACTTCACACCACGGTGCATCGCATTCCAGGACGGTTAAAGATTACCTACTATCCAGTGGTTCGCGATTCGAAGTATAGCAACACACCATCCTTCGGTCGCGTGATGAGATCGGCCACCTTCTGCTGTTGTTCGCGGGTTCGCGCGGAGCGAATGCGATACTGCCGCAAGATTCCCGACACAACGCTCTTCTCCTCGAGCAGTGCAAACTTCTGGCCAATGCAGTTCCTCGGTCCGGCACTGAACGGAATGTACGCGTATGGATGGCGGCGTTCGGAGCGTTCGGCCAGAAACCGGTCCGGATCGAAGAGCTCCGGCTCGGGAAAGTATCTGCAAAACGAAGGAGGCAGTGAAGCGAAGGGGAAAGAGATGTGTTTCCATTTGATTAGTGCTGCAAGCTGCAAGCCTGGTGTTGTTGCTAGGTAGCTGGTGGCGAGctggttgccgatgcaaacCTTTCATCACGATGCACATTGTACGTGTgaatgccgatgatggtgcgggCCGGTACGTGGTAACCACCGAGGTTCACATCCTCGCTGAGCGTACGGCCAAAGAATGGTACGGAGGGGTAGAGGCGCAGGGTTTCCTTCAAGCAACGCTCCAGCAGCCGCATCTCATTGAGATCCTGCATCGTGGCTGGCCGGTCGCTACCGGCGAAGATGGAATCAATTTCCTGATGCACTTGCTCCTGGATCTCGGGGTGAAGGGCGAGCAGAAAGAGGGCCCAGCTAATCCCGGCCGTCGTTGTGTCGTGACCCTGGTAGAAAGGGGATGAGCGGAGAAATCAGTTGGTTGAACCGTGGCTACAGTGTGCGCAGGAACTTTAGCAGCAAACCTCGAACATAAATGTATCCACCTCCTCGCGTACGTCTTCATCGGAGAGCGGGGTAGTGTCCGTGTTGGTGGCGCTTTGCAATAGCACatcgagaaaggcaagtcGCCGTTTCCGGCCATACACTGCACCATCCGATGGTATCTCGTGAACCGACGCCCCAGCGTCCAGCGTCTTCTTACGCTCCCGTATTACCTGGAACGATGGTTCGGAGACAATGGATGGCTCAGGAGCTCATTACGGCAAGTGGCCGGTTCCGTGTGAGTGCCCGGTCCCGGGGCCACGGTCAAGCCATAAGTAGCCAACGAACCTGGCGTGTGTAGCCATGCAGTATGTCCAGAAGGGCTTGCTGCTTCCGCCCGAGCGAGGATCGTTTGAAGATCCATTCCGGGTGTAACCACGGCCGCACGAGACGTTCCATAAACAGGGTAGTTAATCTGCAAAAAGCTGGTTTCATTTGAGGACTatcttggctgctgctgctgctgctgctgcgctgcactGCGCTTACCCATACACTGCATTCACGTAAGCATTATCTGCTTCGTCGCTGCTTTGTGCGTTTACCTTGACTCCCATGgccgtttctgtgtgtgtgagcgtgttaGATAGAAGAGAGATTATCTTTGCGTTATCCGTACAGTAACGGAACAGTAGAACAGCGAGCGGTTACATACCACAGATGATGTCCAGCGCGGCATTTGTTATGAATGGATAGATGTTGATAGGTTTCCCGGTATCGGCGTACGGTTGTAGCCGCTTCACCAGCACGGCCGTATTTTCCGCAAACACCTCACAGAACCCGTCCAGAATGTTGAAATGGAATGTCGGCGTAATGAGCCTTCGGTGCTGAAACCATCGTTCACCTACAAGAGAGCCAGTTTTTAATTGTAAAGTCCGAGTCCGGGCGAGAACGGAGCTGCGTCTACCTTTTGCCGTGAGTAATCCCTCGCCCAGCCAGTCGGCCAGAAAGCGGTACAGAGTCCCTTTCTCGATGTGCTTACTCGAGCTGATGATCTGTTCGATGTATTCGGGCTTGCTGAGCCGTACCTCTGGCGTCATACCGACCCAGATTCGGTGGATTCCATCGTACCGACCCACTCTTCGATCAATTATCGTCGTTATTTCTGCAAAAGGTATGCGGTTagcttgtgtgtgttagaCCATTCGGTACCGGCCGGTGCGTAGCAAACGTCTTACCTTCGGATGTTTTACCGAAAAACATGTACAGCGTTCCGATGAAGGGGTACGCCCGCGGACCCGGAATTTGATCGTAGATCTGCGCGAACCTGTGGCGTTCCAGAAGCCACCTTAGCAACGGGAACAACAGTATCAGAAACACCAGCGTCGTCACCATGGTTGCGGTATGTCTGGTTAGCTCCGACCGTAGTTAACCGGCTCTCCGTTTGTTTACACACCGCGGCGACGCAAAGCAACAGCTCTACTTGACCGTGTCCCGTTCCAGAATACCGGTTTGTTGATGCGTGCGATGGTTTGCGTGAGATCGCTTACGCTTGCGGAGATGCTGCCGCACTATTATCTGTGTGGAGCCGGCGTTTCAGACGCACACCAAATTAACAGCTGACCGCTTTGAGAATTGTAAACTGCGTGACCACAGCGGCTAGTTTGACGTGGATCGATCTGACGCGTGGCTTATGACTGAGGAGGCCGGGCCCAGCTGTGCCGGCTGAATGAACGCCCGGCGTTATCTAATCTGCGAATGGCTGGGTAGGTTTGCTATCAGCTTCATAGACTTCTTCTTGATGATTCGCTTATATGAGGAGTTCACAGAGCGATgaaaaggtttgtttttttgggattgACGTAAttcaaattatgtttttatgtttacACGGAATAATATTGATATATCCGTTGATTCGAATACAAAATTGTTTATACTTAAACCAATACCACAGTATGGGTCACAACAAGAGATCAGTATCAATGAATTAAGCAATTTTTGGCAACCATTgcatttctttcgcttctcttgtaattttattgttgtttcatttattttctttatgATCATCAATTTATCTGTTAATAATCCCTAATCAAGCAGATTGCTCGTCACTTTAATAGTTATCTGATATAGACAAgcgtcttcttctctttttgtgGATTATAACACAACTTTTCTTTTGGTGCATTACAACACATAAATATTGTTCTCTCAAATGCAATTTACATTGCGTTAtagattattttttcatttaaatttcaaCTTTGCACAGCTTATTTCAACTAGTGCAGTTGAAAACCATTAAGACAATAATAGTAATGCCGttcgattatttttttaatcaagTTTGACGAATGAAAGGAATGCCCTTTTCTCATATAATATTTTGTTGATATAAGCAGTATTGGTGCATATTTGGCTTTTAATTGCTTCATATCCAAACCATCTGTTCTGTTGATCTTTTGTTCAAGGACAATAATTTGTAACCTTGCTGCATATTCTAGCTATGTCTAGCACGAGAATAATGAAGGCCCGTTCGTGTTCGATTAGGTCGACTGCATTAGCTCGTTAATCTGTGATTTTAGAGAGTATGAAACTTCCAGCAACAGACAAACTGCAAATTCTTGTTAAAACCGGCAAAACGCATCTCACTTCTCTTAACGCTTCATTGAGCATAATCTCCATAATTTATAACTTTACCCTCAACTTATGTCTACTCGAACCGAGCAATGAGATGCACTCTGGCTCAGTGCAGTCAGTGTTGCACGAGCGAGGGTTCTGTTTCAGGGAATAATAACTCCTAAGCCATGTTTATGCTGGGGAAGCTTTTAGAGAGAGAGTCTGCATATTTTACTCATTTAGCACGCTTCATTCGCTGGCCCCTTCATTCGGTTCGGCAGGAACATTCCTGGAACCGTTGCACCATCCTGTGTACTCAGTACCCACCACAACACCCAGAAATTGTGCGCAAAGTTGCGAACGGGGCGGAGGGGAAGGGTTGCATTACTCGGTAACAAGCCATCCTAGCTTCCGCACCATGCTTAGGTATTCCGGACAAGATTTTCGATTCGTCGTTTGCCATCTTTTTCACCAGCGATGTTACTACGTTGGAGGAAGGACAACTTCCGGGAATGCCAGGGTACAGGGGAATCGAATTTCAGTTTGGAAAAGTTAAGTCACTTGCCTTTGGTTCAGTGCCCGGGTACGCATCCAATGTGGAAAACGATAAAGTTACATCCAACAACATCCTCCGGGGCGGGGGAAGTTTTAAAAGCAccggagagatagagagatagagagagatagaagaagaaagcgcAACAGTGAGTgcaaggaatggaatggagctgCAGCTGGAATTGCGACTCTGTATTATTCGGAATCAGTAATACGAAACTTACGAAACGGTTCCTGCCATCCCGAGTTCCTTCTCCCCTTTGCAGCCAGTCTGGGAACAATCTAATGGTAGTCGGTGCCACAGCCATCGAACCATCAAAAGCTGAATTCATTCGGGAATggacggcgatggcgaagtCATTTCGTTTGCTGATTAAGTTCAGTTGTTTCCTCGTCGGTCATTACGTCGTGATTTTTGCATTTATCACTCGCTGCTTGCGGGGTGCCAAGAATCCAGTCCTGTCCAGTCCTGGAAACCCGTGGGGTTCGGTTTATGCACTCCTGTAagccccagcagcaccaccaccggtgatgtCATTTCGTAATGAACTCTGGTACTCTGGCCCCCCCCTCTGGCCTGGTGTCGGTGGTTACTCATCATGATGTACCATTTCGGTGTTAATGATGattaaaactttaaaaaagaCAATGCCAATGCCGCCATTCCAAGCGCTCCAGGCCAGGACCAACGGCTCATCAACGGAATTATGCTGGACATCAGCGCCTGGACGTTGCAGTTACGGGCATCTGGTGtccacgcaccaccatcaccgctacCAGGAGCGGAGTTGCGATGAGGAGTAGCAGCTCGGTAAATGttacaaattgaaaaatttatcACCACACTTAGCGGAGTGTCACATTGCCCCCCTCTTCGGGTAGCGCGACGTTTACGATGCTCGCCAAGAATTGTCCTTCGAGCGTGCGAAGCATCGCACGCACCGCGATGATGGTTGGTTCCGGTTGTTGACGAggtgaagaaaaaggagaaggaggaggggggatggAGGAAGTCTCGCGGTTTCCGGGTCTTTGGTAGCAGTACCTCCTCCACTCCCTTCCGAGGGAGCGTTCGATCAGTCCGGGCCACACCCAAGGGCACACTTAATGGGCTGTAAAAGTTGGCATAAAattttgcttctgctcctggTGATCGCACCCCGTGCGCAATCGGTGAGCCACGCCAAGCCGCGAACGGGACAGTTACGGTGacgccgaaacgaaacgtgtgCCCGTTGTCCCGGGATCCCGTGGTGGTGCCGGGGTGGTGCTGTAGCAATCTGTTTTGCGACGTTCTGCAATGAATAGGAGATCGGGCCAGGGTCTTCGGAACCCCCTGTGCTCAACAGCACAGACCCCGTAAACCATAGGAGACGGCCATAATGACTCCGTCATCAttgctgcacacacatacacacacacacgcgcgtaacatcgtcatcgtatTGGTAATTCACTTCGTTTAATGGGGTTTGCTGTTCAAATTGAAGATTTGACGATGCCCGGTAGAGGACGTTCATTATggtctctctcgttctcgctctctcccagTCCCCTATGCTTTCGCTTTTACCAGATTAGGGTCCCCCGGAACAAAACAGTAACCACCAAAAATGAGCTAGCTCAGCAGGGAACAGAACCGTAGACCTTCCGCCCTTTTTCTGCAGCTCTAGACCAGCCCATCATCAGGGACAACTAGTTTTGGGGAGTTAtagctccgtgtgtgtgtgtgtgcgtgtgcctgtgtttgtgttccgcCTTATCGGACGGTTGCATAATCCGGTGGACATCTGGTTTTTATCTTCACACCAACAACTCATTTAGTGCCCCCGTGACCCCGTCCTCTCCTCCGTCCTGAACACGCTACGTCCGACAACCAGGAAACTGAATAACCTTTTGTGGTTCTCCTTCTCGTTGTACTTCTCCACGAGCTCGTAATCTCGGGACGTCCtgcacctttttttctcccagTTCG
The sequence above is a segment of the Anopheles darlingi chromosome 2, idAnoDarlMG_H_01, whole genome shotgun sequence genome. Coding sequences within it:
- the LOC125948052 gene encoding cytochrome P450 4C1-like, whose translation is MVTTLVFLILLFPLLRWLLERHRFAQIYDQIPGPRAYPFIGTLYMFFGKTSEEITTIIDRRVGRYDGIHRIWVGMTPEVRLSKPEYIEQIISSSKHIEKGTLYRFLADWLGEGLLTAKGERWFQHRRLITPTFHFNILDGFCEVFAENTAVLVKRLQPYADTGKPINIYPFITNAALDIICETAMGVKVNAQSSDEADNAYVNAVYGLTTLFMERLVRPWLHPEWIFKRSSLGRKQQALLDILHGYTRQVIRERKKTLDAGASVHEIPSDGAVYGRKRRLAFLDVLLQSATNTDTTPLSDEDVREEVDTFMFEGHDTTTAGISWALFLLALHPEIQEQVHQEIDSIFAGSDRPATMQDLNEMRLLERCLKETLRLYPSVPFFGRTLSEDVNLGGYHVPARTIIGIHTYNVHRDERYFPEPELFDPDRFLAERSERRHPYAYIPFSAGPRNCIGQKFALLEEKSVVSGILRQYRIRSARTREQQQKVADLITRPKDGVLLYFESRTTG